CTAGATATGCGTTATGACACAGAAACAAGTCTAACGGCTTTAGAAGTTTTGAATTCTTGGCCAGAAAACGAATTAGAAAGAATTTTCGAAGAATATGGCGAAGAAAGAGATTCAAGAAAAATTGCTAAGGCGATTGCAGAGTCGAGAAAAGATAAAAAAATATTAACAACGGGGGAATTAGTGACGGTTATAGATAGTGTTATTAGGGGTTATAAAGTAAAAACTTACAGTAGAATCTTTCAAGCATTACGTATTGCGGTTAACAACGAATTAGAGAATATAAAGCAGGGTCTGGAGGGTGCGTGGAGTATTTTAAAGCCCAATGGGCGAATAGTTGCAATATCGTTTCATTCGCTAGAAGACAGAATAGTAAAAAACTTTTTTAACGAAAAAAAACAATCTGGTGTTGGTGAGGTATTAACAAAAAAGCCAATTATAGCTAGCGAAGATGAATTAAAAGAAAATGCTAGGTCGAAAAGTGCAAAACTTAGAGCAATTAAGAAAATAGAAACTAGTATCTAGAAGCTAGAATTTAGAAAAAGAAAAGAAAAAATGAAGAATATATTAATAAATAAACTAGAAATAATTTTAACAGCGTCGGTCTTTGTGTTTTTAATAACTTATATTTTGTTTTCGGGTCTATCTACTTCTTTAGATTTTAAAATAGACGAACTATCGATGCGCCAGTTAGAAGCTAAAGAAGTGTATGGAAATCTTTTAACAAAATTAGCCCAAACCGAAGGTGTTGAAGCTTTGGCAATATTAGCCGGAGGGTTAAAATTGGTAGAAATAAACTTGGCAAATGGTTACGTGGATATTCGTTCTAGTAAAGAGGTTTCTTCTGTTGTGTCTTTTGCCAAAGACAAGCCTTAAAAGTTAGATTAGGAATATAATGGAAGGAGGAATAAATAGAAACCGAATTTTTTTTATCGGAGGGTTGTTTGTGGTGTTGTGTTTATCTGCTTTAGGCAGACTTTTTTATTTACAAATTCTAAGAGGTTCAGCTTATCAAGAAACTGCCAGTAATCAACAAAAATTTGAAGACGTAGTTTTACCTGAACGAGGAAGTATTTATTTAAAAAATTCCGAAAAAAGTATACCCGTAGCTTTAACCAGTACTTGGTATAATATTTGGGCATCTCCCAAAGATATTCCACCAGAAGAAAAAGAAATAGTAGCTAATAAATTAGCAGAGCTTTTAGAAATAGAAAAGGAAAAAGTTTTAGAAAGAATCAGTAAAGAAAATGATCCTTACGAACCTATTAAAGATAAAGTTAAAAAAGATGTTGTTTTAAGTTTAAAAGAGTTAAATTTTAAAGGTGTTCATTGGAAAGCTTTTCAAGATAGATATTACCCATTAGATGGATTAGCTTCCAGAGTTATTGGTTTTGTAAGTAAGACAATTTC
The nucleotide sequence above comes from bacterium. Encoded proteins:
- the rsmH gene encoding 16S rRNA (cytosine(1402)-N(4))-methyltransferase RsmH; this translates as MTNKLTKLTANEAGHVPVLLKEVIQYLDPKKGEDFIDATFGEGGHAKEILKLISPEGKLLGIDLDFESGPKLDSGSANLKASEPLVPRSSLSEVGLSWSGIELRSGNFADIANISSRLNLDEVDGVLFDFGFRSFHIDASGRGFSYAKDEPLDMRYDTETSLTALEVLNSWPENELERIFEEYGEERDSRKIAKAIAESRKDKKILTTGELVTVIDSVIRGYKVKTYSRIFQALRIAVNNELENIKQGLEGAWSILKPNGRIVAISFHSLEDRIVKNFFNEKKQSGVGEVLTKKPIIASEDELKENARSKSAKLRAIKKIETSI